CACGGCGCCGGCGCGGAAGGCGCTGCCGGCAAACACCGCCAGGCTGCGGATCTCGGCCGGGTGCAGCCCGCCATTGATGCCGACCCCGTCGCCCAGGCTGTTGTCGTGCAGGCAGGTGCCGGCGAGCCCCCACTGGTCGGCCTGGTCGCTGTTGCGCAGGATGAATACCAGATCGGCCGCGCGGGGGTGGTCGATCCCCACCAGCCGCCGGTCGAATGTGCCAGGAATGATGCCCTCGGCGACGATGCCCTCGGGCCGGCGGGGCACACGTGGTGCTGCCGGCGCGGCGGGGCCCGAGAACACCATGCCGATCTCGTCCATCTCCATCAGCGCCGCCGCCACATGGGCCGCCAGCGCCGGCGCCCGGTCGCGGACCAGCAGATTGCCGCAATAGCCGGGCACCAATGCGATATCGGCGCCATCGGCCAGATGACGGTCGACGGTGAAGCCCGCATGGCGCAACTGGGCGGCCAGATCGATGCGGCGGGTCTGGGTGATATGGGCGTGATCAGACACCACCACAAGTTGAACGTCGCGGTCGCGGCCTTCCGCCTGCCACCACGCGACCAGCCGGGCGATCTCGTCATCCACTGCGCGCATCGCGTCAAGGGCGGTGTCGGATCCGATGCCGAAGATGTGATAGGCGTTATCCGGCTCACCATACCACAGGATGGTGACATCCGGCAGGTCGGGGGCGATGGCGGCCAGGAAGGCATCGGTCATCCAGCGCCCGCCTATGATATCGGGATAGGATTTGGGCGCCGGCGGCGGACCCACCCGGTCGATGATCGCCTGAACCTCGGCCACGGGAAACGAGGCCGCGGGCTGGTGGACCGACAGGCACAGCGCATCCAGAAGCGTGACCGGCTGCTTCAGCCGCACGCTGCCGGCCGAATTGGCCGACAGCACCTTCAGCCGCCGGCCATCCGCCGCCAGCATCTCGCCGAGGGTGGGTGTGGTGTACAGCCGGCCGTCATAGGCGGCGGTCGCCTTC
The Tistrella bauzanensis DNA segment above includes these coding regions:
- a CDS encoding alkaline phosphatase family protein, with protein sequence MRFVLIGLDGLRPELVTPARMPALSRLMAEGCVLGRQSASFPTETYVNLPTLVTGARPSGHGMVANFFLDPRVDARERFEGFDIAKIEKATAAYDGRLYTTPTLGEMLAADGRRLKVLSANSAGSVRLKQPVTLLDALCLSVHQPAASFPVAEVQAIIDRVGPPPAPKSYPDIIGGRWMTDAFLAAIAPDLPDVTILWYGEPDNAYHIFGIGSDTALDAMRAVDDEIARLVAWWQAEGRDRDVQLVVVSDHAHITQTRRIDLAAQLRHAGFTVDRHLADGADIALVPGYCGNLLVRDRAPALAAHVAAALMEMDEIGMVFSGPAAPAAPRVPRRPEGIVAEGIIPGTFDRRLVGIDHPRAADLVFILRNSDQADQWGLAGTCLHDNSLGDGVGINGGLHPAEIRSLAVFAGSAFRAGAVVDTATGMADIVPTLLALTGQAGRIAAAPHGGRPVWEAMADPAAAARLNRIDPAAIADAVARPDTIQTLTTGTGRFTQSLDRLIRDDRAHVTAGRRL